In a single window of the Candidatus Binatia bacterium genome:
- a CDS encoding DUF885 domain-containing protein: MVGKLLERAAPFFLGTAAVLVTAALPAAGIASPSSDLARLADEYWQGSLEAYPTMATSVGDKRYDDRLEDISPAGRDKDRKRLESVLARTRAIPEGGLSTQDRLTRTALLTEVENGLAYTSCGFEQWVVDPLGGPQVSLMNLPDYTIIETPKDAANFVKRMNASGRYVDAYIANLESGLREGKTASRAAVEKVIAQLERLAKTPDESLGVWKPAADPHAGWSASDRDAVTRDLRAAIDGTLRPALARLQGFLTTRVLPAARPPEKAGLAALPGGLDCYKSMIRVHTSLDLDPHALHQIGLDEVAKFRRDLAALGQRVLGTSDVAEIQRRLRTSPEMHFKTSAEVEAKARETLARAQAAVPAWFGKIQPKAPCEVRVMGMHEAPYSTIAYYREPSSDGKRPGTYMINTYLPETRPRYEAEALAFHESVPGHHLQIATAQELTGIPEFRKHVGVTAFVEGWGLYAERLASEMGLYTAGVDSIGILSFDAWRACRLVVDTGMHAEGWSREKAIQYMTENSVLAENNIENEVDRYLTWPGQALAYKVGQLEILKLRDEAKCRLGPRFDIKAFHDAVLGNGAVSLPVLRQQVEAYIAAAAGAP; this comes from the coding sequence ATGGTAGGCAAACTCCTTGAACGCGCCGCGCCTTTCTTCCTTGGTACCGCCGCCGTGCTGGTGACCGCCGCGCTCCCGGCCGCCGGGATCGCCTCGCCCTCGTCCGACCTCGCCAGGCTCGCCGACGAGTACTGGCAGGGATCCCTCGAGGCCTATCCCACCATGGCGACGAGCGTGGGGGACAAGCGCTACGACGACCGGCTCGAGGATATCTCGCCGGCGGGGCGCGACAAGGACCGGAAGCGCCTCGAGAGCGTTCTGGCCCGGACGCGCGCGATTCCCGAGGGCGGGCTCTCCACGCAGGACCGCCTCACGCGGACCGCGCTCCTCACCGAAGTCGAGAACGGGCTCGCCTACACGTCGTGCGGGTTCGAGCAGTGGGTGGTGGATCCGCTGGGCGGGCCTCAGGTGTCGCTGATGAACCTGCCCGACTACACGATCATCGAGACCCCGAAGGACGCGGCCAATTTCGTGAAGCGGATGAACGCCTCGGGTCGTTATGTGGACGCGTATATCGCGAATCTCGAGTCGGGACTGCGCGAAGGGAAGACCGCGTCGCGCGCGGCGGTCGAGAAGGTGATCGCCCAGCTCGAGCGGCTCGCAAAGACTCCCGACGAGAGCCTCGGGGTCTGGAAACCGGCGGCTGACCCGCATGCGGGCTGGAGCGCGTCGGATCGCGACGCCGTGACCCGCGACCTTCGCGCCGCCATCGACGGAACGCTGCGCCCCGCGCTCGCGCGCCTTCAGGGCTTCCTGACCACGCGCGTGCTTCCCGCGGCGCGTCCGCCCGAGAAGGCGGGGCTCGCGGCGCTGCCGGGCGGGCTGGACTGCTACAAGAGCATGATCCGCGTGCACACGTCGCTCGACCTGGATCCGCACGCGCTGCACCAGATCGGTTTGGACGAGGTGGCGAAGTTCCGCCGCGACCTCGCCGCGCTGGGGCAGCGGGTGCTGGGCACGTCCGACGTTGCCGAGATCCAGAGGCGGCTCCGCACGTCGCCCGAGATGCATTTCAAGACGTCGGCCGAGGTGGAGGCCAAGGCGCGCGAGACCCTGGCGCGCGCGCAGGCCGCGGTGCCGGCGTGGTTCGGGAAGATCCAGCCCAAGGCTCCCTGCGAGGTGCGCGTGATGGGGATGCACGAGGCGCCCTATTCCACGATCGCCTACTACCGGGAGCCTTCGTCGGACGGGAAACGCCCGGGTACCTACATGATCAACACCTACCTCCCCGAGACGCGTCCGCGCTACGAAGCCGAGGCGCTCGCGTTCCACGAGTCGGTTCCCGGGCACCATCTCCAGATCGCGACCGCGCAGGAGCTGACCGGCATCCCCGAGTTCCGGAAGCACGTCGGCGTGACCGCGTTCGTCGAGGGCTGGGGGCTGTATGCGGAGCGGCTCGCGTCGGAGATGGGGCTCTACACGGCCGGCGTCGACAGCATCGGCATTCTGTCGTTCGACGCCTGGCGCGCGTGCCGCCTGGTGGTGGACACCGGGATGCACGCCGAGGGCTGGTCGCGCGAGAAGGCGATTCAGTACATGACGGAGAACTCCGTCCTGGCCGAGAACAACATTGAAAACGAAGTGGATCGCTATCTGACGTGGCCCGGACAGGCGCTGGCGTACAAGGTGGGGCAGCTCGAGATCTTGAAGCTGCGCGACGAAGCCAAGTGCCGGCTGGGCCCGCGATTCGACATCAAGGCGTTCCACGACGCGGTGCTCGGGAACGGCGCGGTGTCGCTGCCGGTGTTGCGTCAGCAGGTGGAGGCTTACATTGCGGCCGCGGCGGGAGCGCCCTAG
- a CDS encoding protein kinase — protein MTVPGERVLHYRILRPLGAGGMGEVFLAEDEKLGRRVALKFLPRMEAADPERRERLKREARALASLSHPGIAAIHALEEHDGRLFLVMEYIEGETLGERLARRPLPVPELIDRALTLAEALAHAHGRGVIHRDIKPGNVLITPEGGTKLADFGLALLGGETRLTAEGVSAGTADHMSPEQTRGQTLDARSDLFSLGVTLYESLTGVRPFARGSLEATFHAVRAEEPEPPTALRSGIPLELDRIVVKLLRKDPGERYQTASDLAADLRALRSRESRASEMATALAGGGAGSGPAFGAGTASTSGAAAGAGTASTPGPAAGADPIEPSKAKRARRRWPRIFTAAASLVVAIATVVSVWQKHHGAAEAAPSSIAVLSFQHMADRADSKGEGSIATSLLTVGLGQSQVMPVLSTQRVHDVMRQLGKADQAVTGADALEVGRRAGATYIVVGYIYRTAPDVVLGAEVSSTQNGQVLTSCRVEAPGGDRGLFAAVDSLTIALRHGLARAGVQAGGPAVDVAGLTTRDPAAYRSYVRGVDLLHRAENAEAAAALQEAVQADSTFALAWYYLAVATWWTQDFTGAEREVEKAMRLGNRMVGRERDGLRALHDLVGSHYRQAAAEYRALLRRYPDDKEFLYGLGEALYHDGADIEAARAAFDRTVELDPTFAVAYQHIIDIEVERGDKGRPVALAQKLHQMNPTNPVPMNLEMEALGRLGDAEAVARVARQVLARDPKDPYSRFRLAVYYRMKGEFDSSAAYARSGNFPEGIAAFVEAERVWLPLSQGRYREADRVSKEILGGIPPTSLVPVELLPSVFPRVRLLVAAGRYDEAWALTRQVSATLRSVDPRGVGLQFLGDISLQTGHLAEAERQLREFDGVLAKYPGVRERRLRDFLAGLIALAKGHAGQALPLLDSGESEGPAWTKDNGKDWARARALLAAGARERALPVLERVVARGPFGGEPTFTFAAAILLAREYEAQGRKPEALELYRRVAYQYRLADPGVRANEEAKAAIARLEQERAQAAANR, from the coding sequence ATGACCGTCCCTGGGGAGAGAGTCCTCCACTACCGAATCCTCCGCCCCCTCGGGGCGGGGGGCATGGGGGAGGTCTTTCTCGCCGAGGACGAGAAGCTGGGGCGGCGGGTTGCGCTCAAGTTCCTCCCCCGCATGGAAGCCGCCGATCCGGAGCGGCGCGAGCGGCTGAAGCGCGAGGCGCGCGCGCTGGCTTCCCTCTCCCATCCCGGCATCGCCGCGATCCACGCGCTGGAAGAGCACGACGGGCGGCTCTTCCTCGTGATGGAGTACATCGAGGGGGAGACGCTTGGCGAGCGTCTCGCGCGCCGCCCGCTCCCCGTCCCCGAGCTGATCGATCGCGCGCTCACCCTGGCCGAGGCGCTCGCGCACGCGCACGGCCGCGGCGTCATCCACCGCGACATCAAGCCCGGGAACGTGCTGATCACGCCCGAGGGAGGCACCAAGCTCGCCGACTTCGGGCTCGCGCTGCTCGGGGGAGAGACGCGTCTCACCGCCGAGGGGGTCTCGGCGGGCACGGCGGACCACATGAGCCCCGAGCAGACGCGGGGCCAAACGCTGGACGCGCGGAGCGATCTCTTCTCCCTGGGCGTGACCCTGTACGAGTCGCTCACGGGGGTGCGGCCCTTCGCGCGCGGCTCGCTGGAGGCCACCTTCCACGCCGTGCGCGCCGAGGAGCCCGAGCCGCCGACCGCCCTGCGCAGCGGAATCCCGCTCGAGCTGGACCGGATCGTGGTGAAGCTGCTCCGTAAGGATCCGGGCGAGCGCTACCAGACCGCGAGCGACCTCGCGGCGGACCTCCGCGCGCTGCGCTCGAGGGAATCGCGCGCCTCCGAGATGGCCACGGCCCTCGCGGGCGGCGGCGCCGGATCGGGGCCTGCGTTCGGGGCCGGGACGGCTTCGACCTCCGGCGCCGCGGCGGGTGCCGGGACGGCTTCGACGCCCGGGCCCGCAGCCGGTGCCGACCCGATCGAACCGTCCAAGGCAAAGCGGGCGCGGCGGCGCTGGCCGCGAATCTTCACGGCCGCCGCCTCCCTCGTGGTCGCGATCGCCACCGTCGTCTCGGTATGGCAGAAGCATCATGGCGCCGCGGAGGCCGCGCCTTCGTCGATCGCGGTTCTCTCCTTCCAGCACATGGCCGACCGCGCCGACAGCAAGGGCGAGGGGTCGATCGCGACGAGCCTGCTCACCGTCGGACTGGGCCAATCGCAGGTGATGCCGGTGCTCAGCACCCAGCGCGTGCACGACGTCATGCGGCAGCTGGGCAAGGCCGACCAGGCCGTCACGGGCGCCGATGCGCTCGAGGTGGGGCGCCGGGCCGGCGCCACCTACATCGTCGTGGGCTACATCTATCGGACCGCGCCCGACGTGGTGCTGGGGGCGGAGGTCTCCTCCACCCAGAACGGGCAGGTGCTGACCTCCTGCCGGGTCGAGGCTCCGGGAGGCGATCGCGGGCTCTTCGCCGCGGTCGACTCGTTGACAATCGCGCTCCGGCACGGACTCGCGCGCGCCGGCGTCCAGGCCGGCGGCCCAGCGGTCGACGTGGCGGGACTGACCACGCGCGATCCGGCCGCGTACCGCTCCTACGTGCGGGGCGTGGACCTGCTCCACCGGGCGGAGAACGCGGAGGCTGCCGCCGCGCTCCAGGAAGCGGTCCAGGCCGATTCGACCTTCGCGCTCGCCTGGTACTACCTTGCCGTCGCAACCTGGTGGACGCAGGACTTCACGGGCGCCGAGCGTGAGGTTGAGAAAGCCATGCGTCTCGGCAACCGGATGGTCGGACGCGAGCGCGACGGCCTCCGCGCGCTCCACGATCTCGTGGGGTCCCATTACCGGCAGGCCGCGGCGGAGTATCGGGCGCTGCTCCGGCGTTATCCGGACGACAAGGAGTTCCTGTATGGGCTGGGCGAGGCCCTCTACCACGATGGCGCCGACATCGAGGCGGCCCGGGCCGCCTTCGACCGGACCGTCGAACTGGATCCCACGTTCGCCGTGGCCTACCAGCACATCATCGACATCGAGGTGGAGCGGGGGGACAAGGGCCGGCCGGTTGCTCTGGCCCAGAAACTCCATCAGATGAATCCCACGAATCCGGTCCCGATGAACCTCGAGATGGAGGCCCTCGGGCGACTGGGGGATGCCGAGGCCGTGGCCCGGGTGGCGCGCCAGGTCCTGGCGCGCGACCCGAAGGACCCGTACTCGCGCTTCCGGCTCGCGGTCTACTACCGGATGAAGGGAGAATTCGACTCTTCGGCCGCCTACGCCCGATCGGGCAACTTTCCCGAGGGGATCGCGGCGTTCGTCGAAGCGGAAAGGGTCTGGCTTCCCCTGTCGCAGGGTCGGTACCGTGAGGCGGACCGGGTCTCGAAGGAGATTCTGGGGGGCATCCCCCCCACGAGCCTGGTCCCGGTGGAGCTCCTGCCCAGCGTGTTCCCGCGGGTGCGCCTCCTGGTCGCGGCGGGCCGCTACGACGAGGCTTGGGCCCTCACGCGCCAGGTGAGCGCCACGCTGCGTTCCGTCGATCCGCGCGGAGTCGGGTTGCAATTCCTCGGGGACATCTCCCTTCAAACCGGACATCTTGCCGAAGCGGAGCGGCAGCTGCGCGAGTTCGACGGCGTCCTCGCCAAGTATCCGGGCGTGCGCGAGCGGAGGCTCCGGGACTTTCTGGCGGGCTTGATCGCGCTCGCCAAGGGTCATGCCGGCCAAGCCCTTCCGCTCCTGGATTCCGGCGAGAGCGAGGGACCGGCCTGGACCAAAGACAACGGCAAGGACTGGGCTCGCGCGCGTGCGCTTCTCGCGGCTGGCGCCCGGGAGCGCGCCCTTCCGGTGCTGGAGCGGGTGGTGGCGCGGGGTCCGTTCGGGGGTGAGCCCACGTTCACCTTCGCGGCCGCCATCCTTCTGGCCCGTGAATACGAGGCGCAGGGCCGGAAGCCGGAGGCGCTCGAGCTCTACCGCAGGGTGGCGTATCAATACCGGCTTGCCGATCCCGGCGTGCGCGCGAACGAGGAAGCCAAGGCGGCGATCGCGCGGCTGGAGCAGGAGCGCGCGCAGGCGGCGGCGAATCGATGA
- a CDS encoding helix-turn-helix transcriptional regulator codes for MPKRKKADSASSDAQRAHRAEELIRQATETIYDAMKKKAVTKAELARRLGRTNAYVSQILSRNRNLTLRTLADVALALEVNPRIVLSDKSR; via the coding sequence ATGCCCAAACGCAAGAAGGCCGACTCGGCTTCTTCCGACGCGCAGCGAGCGCACCGTGCGGAGGAGCTGATCCGCCAGGCCACCGAGACGATCTACGACGCGATGAAGAAGAAGGCGGTCACGAAGGCCGAGCTGGCGCGGCGGCTGGGCCGGACGAACGCCTACGTCTCGCAGATCCTCTCGCGGAACCGGAACCTCACGCTGCGCACGCTGGCCGATGTGGCGCTGGCCCTGGAAGTGAACCCGCGGATCGTTCTCAGCGATAAGTCCCGCTAG